In Planctomycetota bacterium, a genomic segment contains:
- a CDS encoding type IV secretory system conjugative DNA transfer family protein, producing the protein MPRREPVRRCRSLTQPDQELLIRRRSKKSRTTGVSVHPLFRGLRRGVGDVPTAALRRWPTPEELAANPQLLFDPSNPSGKIFLGVVNANVRENRAKGGRVTRATMGGELIGYGDDRHLCTVAGNRAGKGRSHIINNLITYAGSVIAIDPKGDLAVETAHHRARSQKVFLLDPFDAAGGAVGEYASSFNPLQWIDPADVDAMIIAASLIADALVVTTEERDVHWSEAFKQFLEAVILHVCTAPDYAGRRNLATVHRVMMIDVESDEFADWMGSATTAHGAVAAGAMAFYSKSDKERSGVISTGRRHLHFLGYPRMQRVLEDGPFDLGLLQRERATLYLSLPAMMMGSCAGWLRLFVNLTLNAFESNTHRRDFQHQKGGDRLLMVLDEAAVLGRLERLEVAVGQVAGLGVKLWPIWQDLNQPATIYGKRWESFLGNASVLTFFGNNDQFTLDYIEKRLGQTLVYSPAHRSPTLDAAVNHGELGQSFTMQPHPLLSAAEIAEIFDRDDPLLRQLVFLPRIGPVILQRAFYDQHDVFRRLHARA; encoded by the coding sequence GTGCCTCGGCGCGAGCCGGTTCGTCGCTGCCGGTCGCTCACGCAACCCGATCAGGAGTTACTCATTCGTCGCAGATCAAAAAAATCCCGAACTACTGGAGTCTCAGTGCACCCGCTCTTCCGGGGCCTCCGTCGCGGTGTCGGCGACGTGCCTACGGCGGCGCTGCGCCGCTGGCCGACCCCGGAGGAACTGGCCGCGAACCCGCAGCTTCTTTTCGATCCGTCGAACCCCTCGGGCAAGATCTTCCTCGGCGTCGTGAACGCCAATGTGCGGGAGAACCGTGCAAAAGGCGGTCGGGTCACTCGAGCCACGATGGGCGGCGAACTCATCGGCTACGGGGACGACCGACACCTCTGCACCGTCGCCGGCAACCGGGCCGGCAAGGGCCGCTCGCACATCATCAACAACCTGATCACTTACGCCGGCAGCGTGATTGCGATCGACCCCAAGGGTGATCTCGCGGTGGAGACGGCCCACCACAGGGCCAGGTCGCAGAAAGTGTTCCTGCTCGATCCCTTCGATGCCGCCGGCGGCGCTGTAGGAGAGTACGCCAGCTCCTTCAACCCGCTCCAGTGGATCGATCCCGCCGACGTGGACGCGATGATCATCGCCGCCTCGCTGATTGCCGACGCCCTGGTCGTTACGACCGAGGAGCGCGACGTCCACTGGTCCGAGGCCTTCAAGCAGTTCCTCGAAGCGGTGATCCTGCACGTCTGCACGGCGCCCGACTACGCGGGCCGGCGGAACCTGGCCACCGTCCATCGCGTGATGATGATCGATGTCGAGAGCGATGAGTTCGCCGACTGGATGGGCTCGGCGACCACCGCCCACGGGGCCGTGGCGGCCGGGGCGATGGCGTTCTACTCCAAGAGCGACAAGGAACGCTCCGGCGTGATCTCGACGGGCCGGCGTCACCTGCACTTCCTCGGCTACCCGCGGATGCAGAGGGTCCTCGAGGACGGGCCGTTCGACCTGGGCCTGCTGCAACGCGAGCGGGCGACGCTGTATCTGTCGCTGCCGGCGATGATGATGGGGAGCTGCGCCGGGTGGCTGCGGCTCTTCGTAAATCTCACCCTGAACGCCTTCGAGTCCAACACGCACCGCCGCGACTTCCAGCACCAGAAGGGCGGGGATCGCCTGTTGATGGTTCTTGACGAAGCAGCAGTTTTGGGGCGGCTCGAGCGCTTGGAGGTCGCAGTTGGACAGGTCGCTGGTCTCGGCGTGAAGCTCTGGCCCATCTGGCAGGACCTGAACCAGCCCGCAACGATATACGGGAAGCGGTGGGAGTCGTTCCTCGGGAACGCCTCGGTGCTCACCTTCTTCGGCAACAACGACCAGTTCACCCTGGACTACATCGAGAAGCGGCTGGGCCAGACGCTCGTCTACAGCCCGGCGCACCGGTCCCCGACGCTCGACGCTGCGGTGAACCACGGCGAGCTCGGCCAGTCGTTCACGATGCAGCCGCACCCCTTGCTGAGCGCCGCGGAGATCGCGGAGATCTTCGATCGCGACGATCCGCTGCTCCGCCAGCTCGTCTTCCTGCCACGGATCGGCCCGGTGATCCTGCAGCGGGCGTTCTACGACCAGCACGATGTGTTTAGGAGGCTGCATGCGAGGGCATAG
- a CDS encoding GNAT family N-acetyltransferase: protein MQRVSGAMLHRFAPSIEIVLDECFRTPGYEREVFASMARRQDPVVWIAMDVEGMVIAFLGGFLIDAGQASREPRIPPSRMPVSIVSTDRAGDVGVMETICVRSRWQRQGIGSRLIGLAEQDIDDQGARVIAIPGWKVGNRVNIGRAAVRCGYAHALTVAKLWAPECAAG, encoded by the coding sequence GTGCAGCGGGTCTCCGGAGCCATGCTGCACCGATTTGCGCCATCGATCGAGATCGTGCTGGACGAGTGCTTCCGCACGCCCGGCTACGAGCGAGAGGTGTTCGCATCGATGGCCCGACGACAAGATCCGGTCGTCTGGATCGCCATGGACGTCGAGGGGATGGTAATCGCGTTCCTGGGGGGCTTCTTGATCGATGCCGGCCAGGCCTCGCGCGAGCCCCGCATACCGCCGTCCCGGATGCCGGTGTCCATCGTGAGCACCGACCGTGCCGGCGATGTCGGTGTGATGGAGACGATCTGCGTGCGCTCCCGGTGGCAACGCCAGGGCATCGGCAGCCGGCTCATCGGCCTCGCCGAGCAGGATATCGATGACCAGGGTGCGAGGGTGATCGCGATTCCCGGTTGGAAGGTCGGTAATCGCGTGAATATCGGGCGCGCCGCCGTGCGGTGCGGCTACGCCCACGCACTCACGGTGGCGAAACTGTGGGCACCCGAGTGCGCCGCAGGCTAA
- a CDS encoding vWA domain-containing protein, whose product MNKRIASIAFVVTLALVHAAAGQTLHVVAGPPQADDEDLILILQSVAEVGMHVEHGDEVRVIDALTQAPVASFAMPASASARGKAKHVVKQLAAIRRYYDSARSTLLPYSVHLPNLLDSVYQATVSSDRRFSETRILLIGSALFGDGTDARYDFVAGEYPSAGHVAAARSHSVYGTADARRLRNTRLDWLNLTPIVDDGHRLRIREFWTLYCQQRGVVLTSWSAHANDVLVSFKSGSTEPIEHVIFDSDDLRRQILRVEDASGLANTWSIVFVVDASASMQQVFDQIRSEIPVLAERLYEAGARIRVAVVPFREQPLPVLGWTDIRTEDSDGGRSSRRLGAFLGGVEPMRSTVDPDAALRVGMQLVDSDLRRSTFASIVLVGDTTAEADRDRGRFAQLLADLHAWSEAAEGRSVLGIDVGNGQDPGFARLAGPDRVAPFGSVRELADSIVRQAADVTRGGERR is encoded by the coding sequence ATGAACAAGCGAATCGCATCCATCGCGTTCGTCGTAACCCTTGCGCTGGTTCACGCTGCGGCGGGCCAGACTCTGCACGTCGTCGCCGGCCCGCCGCAAGCTGACGATGAGGACCTGATCCTCATCCTCCAGTCAGTGGCCGAGGTGGGGATGCATGTGGAGCACGGCGACGAGGTACGCGTCATCGACGCGCTCACGCAGGCACCGGTCGCGTCGTTCGCCATGCCGGCATCTGCATCCGCACGCGGCAAGGCCAAGCACGTCGTCAAGCAACTCGCGGCGATTCGTCGTTACTACGACTCCGCTCGATCAACGCTGCTGCCATATTCGGTGCACCTGCCGAATCTCCTCGATAGCGTGTACCAGGCCACGGTGTCGTCCGATCGCAGGTTCAGCGAGACGCGGATCCTGCTGATTGGATCGGCCTTGTTCGGCGACGGCACGGACGCTCGCTACGACTTCGTGGCGGGCGAGTACCCGAGCGCCGGGCACGTCGCCGCTGCACGGAGCCACTCGGTGTACGGCACGGCGGATGCCCGTCGTCTTCGCAATACGCGGTTGGACTGGCTGAATCTCACGCCGATCGTGGACGATGGCCATCGGCTGCGGATTCGGGAGTTCTGGACCCTGTACTGCCAGCAGCGCGGTGTTGTGCTCACGTCCTGGAGTGCGCACGCCAACGACGTGCTGGTCAGCTTCAAGAGCGGCTCGACCGAGCCCATCGAGCACGTGATCTTCGATTCTGACGATCTTCGCCGGCAGATCCTCCGGGTCGAAGATGCGTCTGGGTTGGCCAACACCTGGTCGATCGTCTTCGTGGTCGACGCGAGCGCGTCGATGCAGCAGGTATTCGATCAGATCCGATCGGAGATCCCCGTGCTGGCCGAGCGTCTCTACGAGGCCGGGGCGCGGATCCGCGTCGCCGTCGTGCCCTTCCGAGAGCAGCCACTGCCCGTCCTGGGCTGGACCGACATCCGGACCGAGGACAGCGATGGCGGCCGGAGCAGCCGACGGCTCGGCGCGTTCCTGGGTGGGGTCGAGCCCATGCGGTCGACGGTGGACCCAGATGCCGCGCTGCGCGTCGGCATGCAGCTCGTGGACTCGGATCTTCGCCGATCGACCTTCGCCAGCATTGTGCTCGTGGGTGACACGACCGCCGAAGCCGACCGGGATCGGGGGCGCTTCGCACAGTTGCTCGCCGACCTGCACGCGTGGTCCGAAGCGGCCGAGGGTCGCTCGGTCCTGGGGATTGACGTCGGGAATGGACAGGATCCGGGCTTCGCCCGTCTGGCGGGTCCCGATCGCGTCGCGCCGTTCGGATCGGTGCGTGAGCTGGCGGATTCGATCGTCCGGCAGGCCGCCGACGTGACCCGAGGCGGCGAGCGCAGGTAG